The following are encoded in a window of Burkholderiales bacterium genomic DNA:
- a CDS encoding Rieske (2Fe-2S) protein: MNDWREAAHAPATGTPLCRLEEVPDGGGHEVSFGGGPEPFRILLLRLGEDVFAYHNRCPHFSLPLNYEPQVFHVYDREYLMCAHHTALFKVASGECFDGPCAGQRLTAIPVRIEEGMVSVA, encoded by the coding sequence ATGAACGATTGGCGCGAAGCGGCCCATGCGCCCGCAACAGGCACGCCGCTATGCCGTCTGGAAGAGGTGCCCGACGGCGGTGGCCACGAGGTCAGCTTCGGAGGAGGGCCGGAGCCCTTCCGCATCCTGCTGCTGCGGCTCGGCGAAGATGTGTTCGCCTATCACAATCGCTGCCCGCACTTCTCGCTGCCGCTGAACTACGAGCCGCAGGTGTTTCATGTCTACGACCGCGAATACCTGATGTGCGCCCACCACACGGCGTTGTTCAAGGTCGCGAGCGGGGAGTGCTTCGACGGCCCGTGCGCCGGTCAGCGGCTGACCGCCATTCCGGTGCGTATCGAGGAAGGAATGGTCAGCGTCGCCTGA
- a CDS encoding GAF domain-containing sensor histidine kinase encodes MKRDPSAAGDRSAALEASGGIEGRLRRLEEINRSLEHEVVQHRKAAELARGQSEMLIQSLNFLAAESNLDKFLGHVLKVTVQQLRGVGGTLWFPDPVTGTTRLHLEYVDSRIIPASESHHPAVSHPLPVGGRPVSTFPTDRAETYVLWREVSGMPEENRAYIQSLGVRTLLTVPMLLGMETVGWICVRSSDPDPTELERKTYLAEALAGQATLAVQMARLHEQARQAAVLEERNRIARDIHDTLAQGLTGVIVNLEAASRNLKKHNMDVALEHIEHARSLAQAGLGEARLSVRALRPDALQQADLAHALQSLTRDVQTSGTLSARFAMIGEKASLPGDVESELLRIAQEAVTNVLKHARARQVELKLSFGADAVSLTIADDGVGFNATAHHDGFGLLGMRERAERIGARLLVGSRSGQGTRVEAVWSRSNLRDA; translated from the coding sequence TTGAAGCGGGATCCATCTGCCGCGGGCGATCGATCTGCCGCGCTCGAAGCCTCCGGCGGTATCGAGGGGCGGCTGCGCCGCTTGGAAGAGATCAACCGCAGCCTGGAGCATGAGGTCGTGCAGCACCGCAAGGCGGCGGAACTGGCGCGCGGCCAGTCGGAGATGCTCATCCAGTCGCTGAATTTTCTGGCGGCCGAATCCAATCTCGACAAGTTTCTGGGCCACGTGCTGAAGGTCACGGTGCAGCAACTGCGCGGGGTGGGCGGCACGCTCTGGTTCCCGGATCCTGTCACCGGTACCACCCGACTGCACCTCGAATATGTCGACTCGCGCATCATTCCGGCCTCCGAATCCCATCATCCCGCGGTTTCGCATCCGCTACCCGTTGGTGGCCGTCCGGTGTCGACCTTTCCCACCGATCGCGCGGAAACCTATGTGCTCTGGCGGGAAGTGTCGGGCATGCCGGAGGAGAACCGCGCCTACATCCAGTCGCTTGGCGTGCGGACACTGCTGACCGTGCCGATGCTGCTGGGGATGGAGACGGTCGGCTGGATCTGCGTGCGCAGCAGCGATCCCGATCCCACCGAGCTTGAGCGCAAGACCTATCTGGCCGAGGCGCTCGCGGGTCAGGCCACGCTCGCGGTGCAGATGGCGCGGCTGCACGAGCAGGCGCGCCAGGCCGCGGTGCTGGAGGAGCGCAACCGCATCGCCCGCGACATCCACGACACGCTCGCCCAAGGATTAACCGGCGTCATCGTGAACCTGGAGGCCGCCAGCCGCAATCTGAAGAAGCACAACATGGATGTCGCGCTCGAGCATATCGAGCACGCGCGCAGCCTGGCCCAAGCCGGTCTGGGCGAAGCCCGTCTTTCTGTCAGGGCGTTGCGCCCGGACGCGCTGCAACAAGCCGATCTCGCGCATGCGCTGCAGTCGCTGACGCGCGACGTCCAGACCAGCGGAACGCTGAGCGCACGCTTCGCGATGATCGGCGAGAAGGCATCCCTGCCGGGAGACGTGGAGAGCGAACTGCTCAGGATCGCGCAGGAAGCCGTGACAAACGTGCTCAAGCATGCGCGTGCACGACAGGTCGAGCTGAAGCTGTCGTTCGGCGCGGATGCGGTGAGCCTGACCATCGCCGACGACGGCGTCGGTTTCAATGCGACGGCCCATCACGACGGCTTCGGCCTGCTGGGCATGCGCGAGCGGGCGGAACGCATTGGCGCGCGATTGCTGGTCGGCAGCCGCAGCGGGCAGGGCACGCGCGTGGAAGCCGTGTGGTCGAGGAGCAACCTGCGCGATGCGTGA
- a CDS encoding intradiol ring-cleavage dioxygenase, with translation MSDMTEANLTDAVLARLEGAGDARFKQIMTSLIRHLHAFVREVELTEAEWVAGIQFLTATGQKCDDKRQEYILLSDTLGVSMLVDAINHRKPGGATESTVLGPFYVPGAPEMPLGADIARGVEGEPTYFSGCVRSPDGRPIAGAMLDIWSTDGEGWYDVQKPGAALRARARIRSDPQGRYAFWTVKPVSYPIPTDGPVGRMLLKMGRHPYRPAHTHMIVSAPGYEPVTTHVFVEGDPYLQSDAVFAVKESLVVPFVRHEPGVAPDGRRMDRTYYTVSYDFGLAPV, from the coding sequence ATGAGCGACATGACCGAAGCCAATCTCACCGATGCCGTGCTCGCCAGGCTCGAAGGGGCGGGCGATGCGCGCTTCAAGCAGATCATGACGAGCCTCATCAGGCATCTGCACGCCTTCGTGCGCGAAGTCGAGCTGACCGAAGCGGAGTGGGTCGCCGGCATCCAGTTCCTCACGGCCACCGGGCAGAAGTGCGACGACAAGCGTCAGGAGTACATCCTGCTCTCGGACACACTGGGCGTATCGATGCTGGTGGATGCGATCAATCATCGCAAACCCGGCGGCGCCACGGAATCCACTGTGCTGGGCCCGTTCTATGTCCCGGGTGCCCCGGAGATGCCGCTGGGTGCCGACATCGCACGGGGCGTGGAAGGCGAGCCGACCTATTTTTCCGGCTGCGTGCGCAGTCCCGACGGAAGGCCGATCGCCGGCGCGATGCTGGACATCTGGTCGACCGACGGCGAGGGATGGTACGACGTGCAGAAACCCGGCGCGGCGCTGCGCGCGCGGGCCCGCATCCGGAGCGATCCGCAGGGGCGGTATGCGTTCTGGACCGTCAAGCCGGTGAGCTATCCCATTCCGACCGACGGCCCGGTGGGCAGGATGCTGCTGAAGATGGGGCGCCATCCCTACCGGCCGGCGCACACGCACATGATCGTGTCCGCACCCGGCTACGAGCCGGTGACCACGCATGTGTTTGTCGAAGGCGACCCCTATCTGCAATCCGACGCCGTGTTCGCGGTGAAGGAGTCGCTCGTCGTACCTTTCGTGCGGCATGAGCCCGGCGTGGCGCCGGACGGCAGGCGCATGGACAGGACCTATTACACGGTGAGCTACGACTTCGGCCTCGCGCCGGTCTAA
- a CDS encoding 4a-hydroxytetrahydrobiopterin dehydratase: MERVYGEQEIRQRLTGSLRHWTHAEGCICRRFHTAGWKATLMVVNAIGHLAEAAWHHPDLEVSYSSVVVKLSTHSAKGVTDKDFALATKIEEVIQWQPGQEGGPLEGTPNEDERYRYIRYD; the protein is encoded by the coding sequence ATGGAAAGGGTTTACGGCGAACAGGAAATCAGGCAACGCCTCACGGGCAGCCTGCGGCACTGGACGCACGCCGAAGGCTGCATCTGCAGAAGATTTCACACGGCCGGCTGGAAGGCAACGTTGATGGTGGTCAACGCCATCGGTCATCTGGCCGAGGCGGCTTGGCACCATCCGGACCTCGAGGTGTCCTACTCCTCCGTCGTCGTGAAACTGTCCACGCACAGTGCCAAAGGCGTGACCGACAAGGACTTCGCGCTGGCCACGAAGATCGAGGAAGTGATCCAGTGGCAGCCCGGCCAGGAAGGCGGACCGCTCGAAGGCACGCCGAACGAAGACGAGCGCTACCGATACATCCGCTACGACTGA
- the msrA gene encoding peptide-methionine (S)-S-oxide reductase MsrA: MAKQSDRTAVATLAGGCFWCLEAVYDRLEGVISVESGYMGGHTPNPTYKTVCDGDTGHAEVVRITYDPAVIPYRALLEVFFSIHDPTTLNRQGNDVGTQYRSAIFYHSPEQKAEAERMIRQLAEQKAFPDPIVTEVVPATEFYMAEGYHQEYFENNPNQPYCQFVVAPKVAKFRQKWASRLKRNA, from the coding sequence ATGGCAAAGCAATCGGACAGGACCGCGGTGGCTACGCTCGCGGGAGGCTGCTTCTGGTGCCTCGAAGCGGTGTACGACCGGCTCGAAGGCGTGATCAGCGTGGAATCGGGATACATGGGTGGTCACACCCCAAACCCTACTTACAAGACGGTGTGCGACGGGGACACCGGGCACGCCGAAGTCGTGCGCATTACCTATGATCCGGCAGTGATCCCGTATCGGGCTTTGCTGGAAGTGTTCTTCTCCATCCACGACCCGACCACCCTCAACCGCCAAGGCAACGACGTGGGCACCCAGTATCGCTCCGCCATTTTCTATCATTCGCCCGAACAGAAGGCCGAAGCCGAGCGGATGATCCGTCAGCTCGCCGAACAAAAGGCCTTTCCCGACCCGATCGTGACCGAAGTCGTGCCCGCGACCGAGTTCTACATGGCCGAGGGTTATCACCAGGAATATTTCGAGAACAACCCGAACCAGCCCTATTGCCAGTTCGTGGTCGCGCCCAAGGTCGCCAAGTTCCGCCAGAAATGGGCGAGCCGGCTGAAGCGCAACGCCTGA
- a CDS encoding response regulator transcription factor: MREPERSGTPLMERKSDPRKIRVLIADDHALVRRGFAAIINMEDDVAVVGEAADGEEVVELWRQLQPDVVLMDLRMPKLEGVEAIKRIRAQDPAAAIIVLTTFDHDEDIYAGLRAGAKAYLLKDAQPEELFRCIRAVRAGEAYLQPKVAAKLAQRVQEEPLTEREVQILKLLAEGKSNRAIGQALFITESTVKSHLKSLFVKLDVTSRAEAIALAAKRGLVKF, encoded by the coding sequence ATGCGTGAACCCGAACGATCGGGCACGCCCCTGATGGAGCGCAAGTCGGATCCGCGCAAGATCAGGGTCTTGATCGCCGACGATCATGCCCTGGTACGGCGCGGGTTCGCCGCGATCATCAATATGGAAGACGACGTGGCTGTCGTGGGCGAGGCGGCCGACGGCGAGGAGGTGGTGGAACTTTGGCGGCAGTTGCAGCCGGACGTCGTGCTGATGGACCTGCGCATGCCGAAGCTGGAGGGCGTCGAGGCCATCAAGCGCATCCGCGCGCAGGATCCCGCCGCGGCGATCATCGTGCTGACCACTTTCGACCACGACGAGGACATCTACGCCGGGCTGCGGGCCGGCGCGAAGGCCTATCTGCTGAAGGATGCCCAGCCCGAAGAGCTGTTCCGCTGTATCCGGGCGGTCCGGGCCGGCGAGGCATACCTCCAGCCCAAGGTGGCGGCGAAACTGGCGCAGCGCGTCCAGGAGGAGCCGTTGACCGAGCGGGAAGTCCAGATTCTGAAGCTGCTGGCGGAGGGAAAGAGCAATCGCGCCATCGGGCAGGCGCTGTTCATCACCGAAAGCACCGTAAAAAGCCATCTCAAGAGTCTGTTCGTCAAGCTCGACGTCACGAGCCGCGCCGAGGCGATCGCGCTCGCCGCCAAGCGCGGATTGGTCAAGTTCTAG
- the dtd gene encoding D-aminoacyl-tRNA deacylase — protein MIGLLQRVTQARVEVDGRTVGEIGPGLMVLVCAERGDARAQADRLLERLLNLRVFGDAQGKMNLSLVQVGGALLLVPQFTLAADTRKGNRPSFTAAAPPEEGRVLFDYLLARARKLHSPVAGGQFGAPMQVTLTNDGPVTIWLRVEPGS, from the coding sequence GTGATCGGACTGCTACAGCGTGTCACGCAGGCGCGCGTGGAAGTCGATGGGCGAACCGTAGGCGAAATCGGGCCGGGACTCATGGTCCTCGTGTGTGCCGAGCGCGGCGACGCTCGCGCGCAGGCCGACCGGTTGCTGGAACGGCTGCTTAACCTCCGCGTGTTCGGCGACGCGCAAGGAAAGATGAACTTGAGCCTCGTGCAGGTCGGCGGCGCACTGCTCCTGGTACCGCAGTTCACCCTGGCCGCCGACACCCGCAAGGGCAATCGCCCGAGCTTCACTGCGGCCGCACCGCCCGAGGAAGGCCGGGTGCTGTTCGACTATCTGCTGGCGCGGGCGCGCAAGCTGCACTCGCCGGTTGCCGGCGGCCAATTTGGCGCCCCTATGCAGGTTACGCTGACCAACGACGGCCCGGTGACAATCTGGCTGCGCGTGGAACCGGGTTCGTAA
- a CDS encoding Dps family protein — MDTKANASRGVSQNIDIGIGEKDRAQIAQGLSKLLADTYTLYLQTHNFHWNVTGPMFNTLHLMFEQQYTELAAAVDLIAERIRALGFPAPGSYAAYSKLSSIKEVEGVPSAEEMIRTLVKGQEAVVRTAREIFPIVEKASDEPTADLLTQRMQVHEKTAWMLRSLLEN, encoded by the coding sequence ATGGACACCAAGGCAAATGCTTCGCGCGGTGTTTCGCAGAACATCGACATCGGTATCGGCGAGAAGGACCGCGCGCAGATCGCGCAGGGTCTGTCCAAGCTGCTGGCCGACACCTACACGCTTTACCTGCAGACGCACAACTTCCACTGGAACGTCACCGGCCCGATGTTCAACACGCTGCACCTGATGTTCGAGCAGCAGTACACCGAGCTGGCGGCGGCGGTCGACCTGATCGCGGAGCGGATCCGTGCGTTGGGTTTCCCCGCGCCGGGTTCGTATGCCGCCTACTCGAAGCTCAGCTCGATCAAGGAAGTCGAAGGCGTGCCCTCGGCGGAGGAAATGATCCGCACGCTGGTCAAGGGCCAGGAGGCAGTCGTTCGCACCGCGCGCGAGATCTTCCCGATCGTGGAAAAGGCCTCCGACGAACCCACCGCCGATCTGCTCACCCAGCGCATGCAGGTCCATGAAAAGACGGCGTGGATGCTCAGAAGTCTCTTGGAGAATTGA
- a CDS encoding ZIP family metal transporter yields MTAALIHAGRRLAGRPTPGARRIAGFLILAAGLVALTAEAISALLRWIAANPALVPALVATAVTAATTALGAVPVLLVRRVSSRAQDTMLGFGAGVMLAASAFSLILPGIEAGTELAGSRGAGVGLVAGGILLGALAMLLLDRFLPHEHFLKGAERARATELKRIWLFVAAVALHNFPEGLAVGVGFGGGNVANGVALALGIAAQNIPEGLVVALALASVGYPAPFAAAAAAATGVLEPLGGALGAGMLGASEAILPWGLGFAAGAMIFVVSHEVIPESHRMGHERESSIGLICGFVLMMILDTVLD; encoded by the coding sequence ATGACTGCAGCCTTGATCCACGCGGGACGCCGGCTCGCCGGGCGGCCGACGCCGGGTGCGCGGCGCATCGCGGGCTTCCTGATCCTGGCGGCTGGACTCGTCGCGCTGACTGCCGAGGCGATCTCGGCGCTGCTGCGCTGGATTGCCGCGAATCCGGCGCTCGTGCCGGCGCTGGTCGCCACAGCGGTGACGGCCGCGACCACTGCGCTGGGCGCGGTTCCGGTGCTGTTGGTACGCCGGGTGTCGAGCCGCGCGCAGGACACGATGCTCGGGTTCGGCGCCGGCGTGATGCTCGCTGCCTCGGCCTTTTCCCTGATCCTGCCCGGCATCGAGGCCGGAACGGAGCTGGCCGGAAGCCGCGGTGCGGGCGTCGGCTTGGTGGCGGGCGGTATCCTGCTCGGCGCACTGGCGATGCTCCTGCTCGACCGCTTCTTGCCGCACGAACACTTCCTGAAAGGTGCAGAAAGGGCGAGGGCGACGGAACTCAAGCGCATCTGGCTGTTCGTAGCGGCTGTCGCGCTGCATAACTTTCCCGAGGGCCTGGCCGTCGGGGTGGGGTTCGGCGGCGGCAACGTTGCCAACGGGGTCGCGCTCGCGCTCGGCATCGCGGCACAGAACATTCCGGAAGGGCTCGTGGTGGCGCTTGCGCTGGCCAGCGTCGGTTACCCGGCCCCGTTCGCCGCGGCGGCGGCGGCCGCCACCGGAGTGCTGGAACCGCTCGGCGGTGCGCTCGGCGCGGGCATGCTCGGCGCCTCGGAAGCGATCCTGCCCTGGGGGCTTGGATTCGCCGCCGGCGCGATGATCTTCGTCGTCAGCCACGAGGTCATTCCGGAGTCGCACCGCATGGGCCACGAGCGCGAGTCCTCCATCGGCTTGATCTGTGGCTTCGTATTGATGATGATTCTGGACACGGTACTGGATTGA
- a CDS encoding potassium channel family protein: MFLAAAACVILLLVATVVHYEVLRALSTALPAVRIAPRAKLILVIVATFFSHAAQVLLYALTYLGFVNGLSIGAFKGVAQVGFLDSLYFSAETFTSLGFGDITPAGPLQLIAGSETLIGLLLIGWSASYTFVAMERFWAQEPRHTSEAPDPVREARAGSRQGTKPPTK; this comes from the coding sequence ATGTTTCTTGCCGCCGCCGCCTGTGTGATTCTTCTCCTGGTTGCTACCGTCGTCCACTACGAGGTATTGCGCGCGCTGTCCACTGCGCTTCCGGCTGTGCGCATCGCGCCACGAGCGAAACTCATTCTGGTGATCGTCGCAACGTTCTTCTCGCACGCGGCGCAGGTGCTGTTGTATGCGCTCACCTACCTCGGGTTCGTGAACGGGCTGTCGATCGGCGCGTTCAAGGGCGTGGCCCAAGTGGGCTTTCTCGACAGCCTCTATTTCTCGGCGGAGACCTTCACGTCGCTCGGGTTCGGCGACATCACGCCGGCCGGCCCGTTGCAGTTGATCGCCGGCTCCGAGACCTTGATCGGCCTGCTGCTGATCGGCTGGTCGGCTTCCTACACCTTCGTTGCGATGGAGCGGTTCTGGGCACAGGAGCCCCGACACACCAGCGAAGCCCCCGACCCCGTGCGCGAGGCGCGCGCGGGCAGTCGTCAGGGAACGAAGCCGCCGACGAAGTAA